A stretch of Bombina bombina isolate aBomBom1 chromosome 2, aBomBom1.pri, whole genome shotgun sequence DNA encodes these proteins:
- the PHETA1 gene encoding sesquipedalian-1 yields MKLNERNLVFYATCKSPVDKSGFLFKKGDRNAAYHKRWFVLKGNMFFYFDNEESREPVGVIILEGCRVELCESTEEFSFAISFAYPKSRSYILAADSQSVMESWVKALSRANFEYIRLVVNELQKQLTDIKKTTTKTYDIQGSTETSETNSSMERQVLSSNLKETSVQQHYQKDNGTAIWDNYQVNLPNGYLQVNGPKDKDELGHPEVNLSGASLTPGSQSELVVDEACFSPEDTIDVADPLCFLKLHKLYGEEIRKVRIQWLENLEKQNVDPGE; encoded by the coding sequence ATGAAGCTGAACGAACGAAACCTGGTTTTTTACGCCACATGCAAATCTCCTGTGGACAAGAGTGGTTTCCTGTTTAAGAAAGGAGACCGCAATGCTGCCTATCACAAGCGCTGGTTTGTCCTGAAGGGCAATATGTTCTTCTATTTTGACAATGAAGAGAGCCGTGAACCGGTTGGCGTTATAATACTAGAAGGATGCAGAGTGGAGCTATGTGAGTCTACAGAAGAATTCAGCTTTGCAATCAGTTTTGCTTATCCCAAATCACGGTCTTACATACTTGCTGCAGACAGCCAGAGTGTTATGGAATCATGGGTGAAAGCACTCTCAAGGGCAAACTTTGAATATATTAGGCTTGTTGTAAATGAACTGCAGAAGCAACTTACAGACATAAAGAAAACCACTACTAAGACCTATGACATACAGGGATCAACTGAAACCTCAGAAACTAATTCCAGTATGGAACGGCAAGTGCTGTCTTCAAACCTTAAGGAGACCTCAGTCCAACAACATTATCAGAAAGACAATGGCACTGCTATATGGGACAACTATCAAGTCAATTTGCCAAATGGATATTTACAGGTTAATGGACCAAAGGATAAAGATGAGCTAGGGCATCCAGAGGTAAACTTGTCAGGGGCCTCCTTAACTCCAGGAAGCCAATCGGAGTTGGTGGTTGATGAAGCATGCTTCTCTCCTGAGGACACTATAGATGTAGCAGATCCGCTTTGTTTTTTAAAGCTTCATAAACTGTATGGAGAAGAAATAAGGAAAGTAAGAATCCAAtggttggaaaatttagaaaaacaaaatgtagACCCTGGTGAATAA